The window TCGCCATTCTCAATCAAAATGAATAGTACAGAGGTTTCTCAATCAGGAGTTCGTAATCTTGCCGAATTTAAGGGTGGTTTTGAAAGTAATTTAAATAAACATACCAATATTTGGGTCAATGTGGGTTACCAACGCGGTGATCATAACTATCAAAATGTTGGATTATCATTTGGCGCTCAAGTCCGCTTCTAATTACGTTTTTTAGCGCTATTTAATGAAAAAACAGCAGGTTATTTTATAATCTGCTGTTTTTTTATATCATTTTTATCCACTCCTCGACTTATCTTATCTCTTGATTCCAATGAGGTGCAAAATAACGGATATTTTTTGGTATCAATTTAAGTCGTCTATTGGTATGAGATTCTCTACAATCAATAATCAGTAAAACAGTGCTTATTGGTAATCATAAGTATTGAGAACATTGATTTAGGAGAGGTATATGGAGGAATATAACAATAATAATCTGTTTTTTAATGATCTGATTCACTTAGATCATGCGTTCAAAAATTCAGATGAATTCTTTGATTTTATTTTTCCGATTCTTTATGCGAATGGATATGTTAAACAATCCTTTTTAGCAGCGATAAAAGCAAGAGAAGCTGCCTATCCAACGGCTTTACCTACTCAGCCATACGTAGTGGCATTACCACATACTGATATTGAGCATATCAACAAACCTTTCATTTCAGTCACTCGTGTAAAGGGTAATGTTGCTTGGCATGAAATGGCCAACAATGATTGCATTCTTCAAGCCAATTTCATTTTTTTATTAGGCTTTACTGAAAAAGATGGGCATATCAATTTATTACAAACTCTGATGGCTTGTTTTACTGAAGGTGATTTTTTACAACAGCTTTATGAATGTCAGACTACTGAAGGTTTTATCCACTTACTTTATTCAAAAGTTAAGTTTTAAACAATAGGAGACCAATATATGAAAAAAGTTATTGTTGCTTGTGGAAGCGGAGTTGCAACATCGCAAACAGTTGCAAGCAAAGTCATGAGATTATTAAAAGAACAAGGTCATGATATTAAAGTTGAAGTGGTCGATTTGAAATCTGTTGATAGTCATATGAAAGATAGTGCTGCTTATATTGCTATTACCAAGATAGATAAGACTTATCCGATTCCCGTTATTAATGGTATTGCGTTCTTAACAGGCATTGGAATGGATGCTGAACTACAAAAAATTATTAATGCTTGTAAGTAATTAGCAACAACTAGAGGAGTGTCGCAATGGATTTTCTCAGTTCGATAATTAACTATATTTTGAATTTAGGGGCACCGGTTTTTGTGCCGTTTATTATGCTTATCGCAGGTCTTATTGTGCGTATGAAATTCCGAGATGCTTCATCAGCAGCCATTACATTAGGTGTCGCTTTTGTTGGAATGAGTATGCTTATTGGCTTTATGGTCAGTGCAATTGGTGCTGCAGCACAGACGATGATGGATCGTACTGGAATTGAACTCAGTATTATTGATGGTGGTTGGACAACAATGGCCAACGTATCATGGGCTTGGCCGTATGCATTTCTGATGTTTCCACTGCAAGTCGGTATAAATATTGTGATGTTAATGATTAAAAAAACCAACACATTTAATGCTGATTTATGGAATGTATGGGGTAAAATTTTTACGGCCTTTATTGTTGTTGCGGTGGCAAGTCCGATCATTGGCGGCGCAGCAGCACTGGTTTTATCATTTATTATTGCCTCTTTCCAAACGATTATGGAGCTTAATTCGGGTGATATAAATCAGCATCGTATTGAAAAACTGACGGGTATTCCTGGAGTAACGTGTACGCATCGTATGCTCTTTTTTGCTGCGATTTATTACCCTTTTGATCTACTATTGCGTCGAATTCCAGCACTGAATAAACCGATGGATGCCGCTGTATTACGTTCTAAAATTGGTGTATTTGCAGAAAACCATGTGATCGGTTTTATCCTTGGTGTTATCTTCGGTATTATTGCTGGATACGATATTGCTACAATTTTAATGTTAGGCGTGCAAGCCGCGACAGCATTAATGCTATTCCCAATGATCTCTAAACTATTTATGCAAGCATTATCGCCAATCTCAGAAGCGATTAGTGATTATATGAATAAACGTTTTTCAGGTCGTAAATTCTTTGTTGGTTTGGATTGGCCATTTATGGGGGGCTCTAGCGAAATTTGGTTTACGGTGATTGTCGCTATTCCTTTTACATTGATCTGGGCGATTATTCTACCTGGTAACAAAATTCTACCATTTGCTGGCATTATTAATATTGCGTTGGTTGTTCCGGCATATATTCTGACTAATGGCAATACGCTACGCATGGTTATTTTAGCGATTATTGGTGTACCGTTCTTCCTTTTTGTTGGTACTCAATTTGCACCGATTATTACAGACCTTGGTTTAATGACTAAAGCTATTGATATTCCACCTGAACAACTTATCTCAAACAGTTCGATTGATGCGCCAGTATTTACCTATGCATTTTCATTTTTAATACAGTGTGTACAGGGTTATTTTATTCCTCTATTGCTGGCCGTGTACTGGTGTGTTGGCTACTTTTTCTATGCTAAAGATCTCAAAAAGGAAGCCTCTTTAGCCCAAAAAAATAGTCTTGATAACTCAATAAATTGATGTGTTGTAGTGAGCAATCACCAAACGGAATTGCTCACTACTTTGAGAGGTTTGATTACATGGTCGTAGACAAAGCAATTCATCAAATATTAGCAGCAATTATTCATAATCCGACAATAACTGGTATTGAGTTAGAGAGTCAGTTTGCCTTAACACGTAAACAGCTGAGTTATCGTTTGAGAAAAGTAAATGATTTCCTTGAGTCTAATCATCTTGAACCGATTAAGCGTTTCAAAACGGGTAAATTGAGTGTCCCTAAAATCGTAATTGAGACGTTTCGCGATAGTGGTGAAGCGATGACAGCTGGACGTTATATTTATTCGGAAGAGGAACGTTGTAATTTAATTATGTTCTTATTATTAATGAGAACAACAAGGCAATCTCTTATTCATTTATCATCAGCGTTAACGGTTAGCCAAAATACAATTATCAACGATATTAAAAAAGTACAAAATAGTATTGAATCATATTACCTACAAGTTAGCTATGATCGTGAAAATGGTTATCGAATTATTGGTGGTGAAATTAATAAGCGTTATTTGCTCCTCAATATTATTCGTAAGATTATTGGAATGCC is drawn from Orbaceae bacterium BiB and contains these coding sequences:
- a CDS encoding autotransporter outer membrane beta-barrel domain-containing protein, whose translation is MQPQGQLIWMGVDSNTHTESDGTRVSGNGNNLQTRLGLRMMMDANKMSTETGGRIFLETNWLYNSSPFSIKMNSTEVSQSGVRNLAEFKGGFESNLNKHTNIWVNVGYQRGDHNYQNVGLSFGAQVRF
- a CDS encoding PTS sugar transporter subunit IIA; its protein translation is MEEYNNNNLFFNDLIHLDHAFKNSDEFFDFIFPILYANGYVKQSFLAAIKAREAAYPTALPTQPYVVALPHTDIEHINKPFISVTRVKGNVAWHEMANNDCILQANFIFLLGFTEKDGHINLLQTLMACFTEGDFLQQLYECQTTEGFIHLLYSKVKF
- a CDS encoding PTS sugar transporter subunit IIB produces the protein MKKVIVACGSGVATSQTVASKVMRLLKEQGHDIKVEVVDLKSVDSHMKDSAAYIAITKIDKTYPIPVINGIAFLTGIGMDAELQKIINACK
- a CDS encoding PTS transporter subunit IIC, with the translated sequence MDFLSSIINYILNLGAPVFVPFIMLIAGLIVRMKFRDASSAAITLGVAFVGMSMLIGFMVSAIGAAAQTMMDRTGIELSIIDGGWTTMANVSWAWPYAFLMFPLQVGINIVMLMIKKTNTFNADLWNVWGKIFTAFIVVAVASPIIGGAAALVLSFIIASFQTIMELNSGDINQHRIEKLTGIPGVTCTHRMLFFAAIYYPFDLLLRRIPALNKPMDAAVLRSKIGVFAENHVIGFILGVIFGIIAGYDIATILMLGVQAATALMLFPMISKLFMQALSPISEAISDYMNKRFSGRKFFVGLDWPFMGGSSEIWFTVIVAIPFTLIWAIILPGNKILPFAGIINIALVVPAYILTNGNTLRMVILAIIGVPFFLFVGTQFAPIITDLGLMTKAIDIPPEQLISNSSIDAPVFTYAFSFLIQCVQGYFIPLLLAVYWCVGYFFYAKDLKKEASLAQKNSLDNSIN